Proteins from a single region of Fodinibius sp. Rm-B-1B1-1:
- the trkA gene encoding Trk system potassium transporter TrkA, producing MKIVIIGAGEIGYDLASVLSKEKHDVIVLDRDEDCLNKVTENLDVLTHQGNATSAKDLVDTGVKDADILIAVTSIDEVNMIASMMSKRLGADMVIARIRSDELSRPNAPLKPTDLGIDVLIHPELSAAQEIVRLIKRASANDLVTLADGKMQMIGLRIGKQSPLVGKSIIEYAQENPDLTFRVVAISRKGMTIIPRGKVNIQALDQIFILAKTECIPEVVKTTGKPDIEINRVMIAGGTPIGAMIARILCGDEKKWNIKLIEPDFDTAQELAKELKDVLVLNGNPTDPDLLATEGITDTDAFISVTDDEESNIISCLMAKHLEVKKTVALVSKSDYIPLSQTIGLDAAINKKAAASNEIHRHVWGGRVISVAALQGIKAEVIELQAAENAKVTKKSIRKINFPDECVIGGIMRNGSSTIATGESTIQANDRVIIFCKPEAIDKITSLFK from the coding sequence GTGAAAATTGTTATAATTGGAGCTGGCGAAATTGGATACGATTTGGCCAGCGTACTTTCAAAGGAAAAACACGACGTCATTGTTCTCGATCGCGATGAGGATTGCTTAAACAAAGTTACCGAGAACCTTGATGTGCTTACCCACCAAGGTAATGCTACATCAGCCAAAGATCTTGTCGATACCGGTGTTAAAGACGCCGATATCCTGATCGCTGTTACCAGCATTGATGAAGTAAATATGATTGCATCGATGATGAGTAAGCGGCTGGGTGCTGATATGGTTATTGCCCGTATTCGAAGTGACGAGCTTTCGCGTCCCAATGCCCCACTTAAGCCTACCGATTTAGGTATTGATGTCTTAATTCACCCGGAATTAAGTGCTGCCCAAGAAATTGTTCGACTCATTAAACGAGCTTCTGCGAATGATCTGGTTACCCTTGCAGATGGAAAGATGCAGATGATTGGGCTGCGCATTGGCAAGCAATCCCCACTGGTAGGGAAATCCATTATTGAATATGCCCAGGAAAATCCCGATCTAACATTTCGGGTCGTCGCAATTTCTCGGAAAGGAATGACGATTATTCCACGGGGAAAAGTAAATATTCAGGCGCTTGATCAAATTTTTATTCTTGCTAAAACCGAATGCATCCCTGAGGTCGTAAAAACAACCGGCAAGCCCGATATCGAGATTAATAGAGTTATGATTGCCGGCGGGACCCCTATTGGAGCCATGATTGCACGTATTCTTTGCGGGGATGAAAAGAAATGGAATATCAAACTTATTGAACCTGATTTCGATACGGCCCAAGAACTTGCCAAAGAACTTAAAGATGTACTTGTGCTCAATGGCAATCCAACCGATCCCGATTTGTTAGCAACCGAAGGTATCACTGATACTGATGCTTTTATTTCGGTAACCGACGATGAGGAATCCAACATTATATCCTGCCTGATGGCTAAACATCTTGAGGTCAAAAAAACTGTAGCCCTCGTATCCAAGTCCGATTATATCCCTCTGAGTCAAACAATCGGTCTTGATGCCGCTATCAATAAAAAGGCGGCAGCTTCTAACGAAATACACCGCCATGTTTGGGGCGGACGCGTTATATCAGTGGCAGCCCTACAAGGGATTAAAGCCGAAGTTATTGAGCTGCAAGCTGCAGAAAATGCAAAAGTCACTAAAAAATCGATCCGCAAGATAAACTTCCCCGATGAGTGTGTAATTGGCGGGATTATGCGCAACGGCTCTTCAACCATTGCAACCGGGGAATCTACTATCCAGGCCAACGACCGTGTCATCATCTTTTGTAAACCCGAAGCAATCGACAAGATAACTTCATTATTCAAATAA
- a CDS encoding glycosyltransferase family 4 protein translates to MNLLLVTQDFPPKTGGIETYSFELAKRFQRNVEKFAVIAPTHPKAPARDISMPFKVFRFPVKDSLLPLATPFGLLNVMGNVAFDTVLHAQWQTLIGSVITRKLIGYPQKIFVAAHARELLIEPFSGQGGGISKSLHEFRKKLFGQVDGFFPVSRYTADLLKDEGVPKDKIHVVSNGTDPQFFSPKDAKILAEQLGIENKKVILSLCRLVPRKGMDSVLRALKEVIYDEPNVIYLVGGSGPDANRLKELRDRLGLQEYVKFIGRIPEEELPDYYSLADVFVMPAKNDPPDVEGFGIVFLEANSCQTPVIGSKTGGIPDAIVDGKTGLLIDENSIEQLKEAILKLITNPQLACRMGKAGRKRILSEINWDTSAQHILDELK, encoded by the coding sequence ATGAATTTACTGCTTGTAACTCAAGACTTTCCACCAAAAACAGGAGGAATTGAAACTTATTCTTTTGAGTTAGCGAAGCGTTTCCAAAGAAATGTTGAAAAGTTTGCCGTAATTGCTCCTACGCATCCCAAAGCACCAGCAAGAGATATAAGTATGCCCTTTAAGGTTTTTAGGTTTCCCGTCAAGGATAGCTTGCTGCCACTGGCGACTCCCTTTGGACTGCTTAACGTGATGGGAAATGTCGCTTTTGATACGGTATTGCATGCCCAGTGGCAAACCCTCATTGGTTCGGTGATAACAAGGAAGCTTATCGGGTATCCCCAAAAAATTTTTGTAGCGGCTCATGCCAGAGAGCTGCTCATTGAGCCTTTTTCAGGCCAAGGGGGAGGGATTTCTAAAAGCTTGCATGAATTTAGAAAAAAGTTGTTTGGACAAGTGGATGGCTTTTTCCCGGTGAGCCGCTATACCGCAGATCTTCTTAAAGATGAGGGCGTTCCGAAAGATAAAATTCATGTAGTCAGCAATGGGACTGATCCCCAATTCTTTTCCCCAAAGGATGCCAAGATACTGGCAGAGCAATTAGGAATAGAAAACAAGAAAGTTATCCTTTCACTTTGTCGATTGGTGCCCCGCAAAGGGATGGATTCGGTACTTCGGGCATTAAAAGAGGTAATATATGACGAGCCAAATGTAATTTATCTTGTCGGCGGCAGTGGTCCTGATGCCAATCGTCTTAAAGAGCTACGGGATAGGTTAGGTTTGCAGGAATATGTAAAATTTATAGGACGTATCCCGGAAGAGGAGTTACCCGATTATTATAGTTTAGCTGATGTATTTGTGATGCCTGCAAAAAACGATCCTCCCGATGTTGAAGGGTTTGGAATTGTATTTTTGGAAGCTAATTCCTGCCAAACTCCTGTAATTGGGAGCAAGACGGGCGGCATCCCGGATGCTATCGTTGACGGTAAAACAGGACTGTTGATAGATGAAAATAGCATAGAACAATTAAAAGAAGCGATTTTGAAGCTCATTACCAATCCCCAACTGGCTTGCCGAATGGGCAAAGCTGGCCGGAAACGAATTTTATCAGAAATTAATTGGGATACTTCAGCCCAACACATTTTAGATGAGTTGAAATAA
- a CDS encoding NAD(P)/FAD-dependent oxidoreductase encodes MVIGIIGASISGLIAGKRLAEAGHDVTIIEKNRSLGGRLKTVALDDLTLDVGLTHFDVETNTFGSFVSDMESKGAIQKWTKEFSLFDGAELYDVDPNSDARQYYCGTAGLQDMAESMSRWVDIKSEEKAGGLTYIGPDRTRKRSWMINLTDVTVFECDAVIIATSAVDAYGVIQTAQNRTQTRKIIRHIDEVRYDGCFSLAATYENQGVPSWRGIECEHSSIRWISNESSKQNTDTAALVIQSTPDFYRKHAQKSEKEIQELLLEEASEIIGGWAHRPKSTYVENWKYFNAQNSIDEYFMELEMEDAPLALIGDYLGGSSLENAFVSGYNLAEYWIKKYSEVTV; translated from the coding sequence ATGGTTATTGGAATTATTGGTGCAAGTATTTCGGGATTAATTGCCGGAAAACGACTGGCAGAAGCAGGACATGATGTAACAATTATTGAAAAAAATCGGTCGTTGGGCGGACGCCTAAAAACGGTAGCGTTGGATGACTTAACACTGGATGTAGGGCTCACTCATTTCGATGTTGAAACGAATACCTTTGGTTCTTTTGTAAGTGATATGGAATCTAAGGGAGCAATACAGAAATGGACAAAGGAATTTAGTCTTTTTGATGGGGCTGAGCTTTATGATGTAGATCCTAATTCAGATGCCCGTCAATATTATTGTGGTACTGCGGGACTTCAGGATATGGCAGAAAGCATGAGTCGTTGGGTGGATATCAAATCAGAGGAAAAAGCCGGTGGCTTAACCTATATTGGACCTGATCGCACGAGAAAACGTTCTTGGATGATCAATTTAACGGATGTTACTGTATTTGAATGTGATGCCGTTATTATTGCCACATCTGCGGTTGATGCGTATGGCGTTATACAAACGGCACAAAATAGAACGCAGACTCGTAAAATTATTCGCCATATTGATGAGGTGCGATATGATGGATGCTTTTCACTTGCGGCAACGTATGAAAATCAAGGTGTGCCTTCGTGGAGGGGTATTGAATGTGAACATAGTTCAATTCGGTGGATCAGCAATGAATCTTCGAAGCAAAATACTGATACCGCTGCTCTTGTAATTCAATCAACCCCTGACTTTTACCGAAAGCACGCACAAAAAAGCGAAAAAGAGATTCAGGAATTACTTCTTGAAGAAGCTTCTGAAATTATTGGAGGCTGGGCACATCGTCCAAAATCCACCTATGTGGAAAACTGGAAGTATTTTAATGCTCAAAATTCTATTGATGAATATTTTATGGAGCTTGAAATGGAAGACGCTCCACTTGCGTTAATTGGTGACTACTTAGGCGGTTCTTCTCTGGAAAACGCTTTTGTATCAGGATATAACCTGGCCGAATATTGGATTAAAAAATATAGCGAAGTAACTGTATAA
- a CDS encoding acyclic terpene utilization AtuA family protein codes for MKDSIRIASGQGFWGDLPNAPINQVRKGPIDYLVMDYLAEVTMSIMQKQKLRNPDYGYARDFVDVVSEILPDIAERGIKVISNAGGVNPEACKEKILEAIDEQGYKDIKVAVVDGDNILDDLDSLIEEGHQLNNMESGEPITSVKDQLLSANVYFGSRPIVEALNKGADIVVTGRVTDTGLTLAPMIHEFDWSFEDYDKMSAGTIAGHIIECGAQVSGGNFTDWEKVDGFVDIGFPIIEAQPDGSFYVTKHEDTGGLISQQTVKEQLLYEIGDPTEYITPDCIADFTSIQLQDAGSNRVKVSGITGRPETDTYKISASYNDGYKLSSTLVYSWPGALKKAKKAGEILKGRADALGLAYDDFRVEYVGVNGCSEQPVTDTLLAQEQEEVQIRVSLSGDSKEDLNRFGKEMAPLILTGPSGVTGFAGGRPKASGIVAYWPALLDKEAVSPRVRIY; via the coding sequence GTGAAAGATTCAATCAGGATTGCATCAGGACAAGGCTTTTGGGGGGACTTGCCCAACGCGCCCATTAATCAGGTACGCAAAGGACCTATCGACTATTTGGTGATGGATTATCTTGCCGAAGTTACCATGTCGATTATGCAAAAGCAGAAGTTGCGCAATCCTGATTATGGATACGCACGCGATTTTGTGGACGTTGTTAGTGAGATTTTGCCTGATATTGCTGAACGAGGTATTAAAGTGATTTCGAATGCGGGGGGCGTGAATCCTGAAGCTTGTAAAGAGAAAATTCTGGAAGCTATTGATGAGCAGGGCTATAAAGATATAAAAGTGGCGGTTGTTGATGGGGATAACATTTTGGATGATCTTGATTCCCTTATTGAGGAAGGTCATCAGTTAAACAATATGGAATCGGGTGAACCAATTACGTCTGTGAAGGATCAACTGCTTAGTGCCAATGTCTATTTTGGCTCGCGGCCGATTGTAGAAGCACTTAACAAGGGTGCTGATATCGTAGTTACTGGTCGTGTTACTGATACTGGATTGACGTTAGCTCCAATGATTCACGAATTTGATTGGTCGTTTGAGGATTATGATAAGATGTCGGCGGGCACCATAGCCGGCCATATTATTGAATGTGGGGCCCAGGTATCGGGCGGAAATTTTACGGATTGGGAAAAGGTGGACGGTTTTGTAGATATCGGATTTCCTATTATTGAGGCACAGCCTGATGGTAGTTTTTATGTGACCAAGCATGAAGATACTGGGGGACTAATAAGTCAGCAGACGGTTAAAGAGCAGCTCCTTTACGAAATCGGGGATCCCACAGAATATATTACTCCAGATTGTATTGCTGATTTTACCTCCATTCAATTACAAGATGCCGGTTCCAATCGCGTAAAAGTATCGGGTATTACGGGGCGGCCCGAAACGGATACTTATAAAATCTCGGCCAGTTATAATGATGGATATAAACTTTCATCAACGCTGGTGTATTCGTGGCCTGGAGCATTGAAGAAGGCTAAAAAAGCCGGTGAAATTTTGAAGGGCAGGGCCGACGCATTGGGATTAGCATATGATGATTTTAGAGTTGAGTATGTGGGAGTAAATGGATGCAGCGAGCAGCCTGTCACGGATACTCTTTTGGCACAAGAGCAGGAAGAAGTTCAGATAAGAGTTTCTCTTTCGGGTGATAGCAAGGAGGATCTAAATCGTTTTGGCAAAGAAATGGCTCCGCTTATCTTAACTGGTCCCAGTGGTGTTACGGGTTTTGCAGGGGGAAGACCCAAGGCCAGTGGAATTGTGGCTTATTGGCCTGCACTCTTGGATAAAGAAGCCGTATCACCACGTGTTCGTATCTATTAA
- a CDS encoding efflux RND transporter permease subunit, with amino-acid sequence MEKILHFFRPLIKLNATYPFWVLAIAIASAIFLGSYALQLKIDTDLANLLPEKNPHVLVLEKLQDTVGGETAMEVAVKSPSFADNKRFIDDLIRESLKLYDHKSDDYFFKRAQFRKETDFLEDNALYFATANELDDIKSYLRDEIQKAKEEANPFLVDFDEEEEDESTDIQEFEESYDALIPSEYPVSADSTVAVFKLYPTGSKSDLSYLRRTFASYDSLLTAMNPQQYNAEMEVEYGGRLKRHLSEIDSIMNDVFSSFASGISSVLLLVMIYFSFKKYINYRRGSEEGKEHSFWEHLLRLPVPLLVIGIPLIISLAWTFGITYFVLGTLNTMTSVLFVILFGMGIDYGIHYYARYIEFRADGKSILDSLYQTYDNTGSAILVSGLTTAFSLFVLVIAQFRGFSEFGFIAGSGIILALLCMLFIIPSLLVVFERMNWILFNASETKSRASENLFHRFPFARSIVVMGLLISVGVALNHQHLNFQYDFGDLEPEFPEYAEFNELENQVASSDKRNPAYILADNQEQVIAILEKLRHKMRTDTTSPTILDVEALPERFPPSDTAVTNKLQEIAEVRELLGDPFLVDQDDEQLDKLRRAAQTTEQLNINQVPDYFKSQFVTQEGDIGNFVIVYPSVGLSDGEKSIAFKNDIGRVELDSGEVFYAASTSIIAAEMLELMRQESPYMVGATFLMVFILMLVAFRSFRWAIIAMLPLLVGLLLLFGIMMLTGMMFNFYNLVVLPAILGIGEDNGVHLASRYREEGKNSMWDVLSSTGQHITIGSLTTMLGFSGLLFTNHPGLQSLGSMAVIGIGMTLVAALTFLPALIQWLEDTDWIRF; translated from the coding sequence ATGGAAAAGATTCTCCATTTCTTTCGTCCGCTTATAAAACTGAATGCCACTTACCCCTTTTGGGTATTAGCCATTGCTATTGCTTCAGCCATTTTCTTGGGAAGCTATGCTTTGCAGCTAAAAATAGATACCGATCTGGCTAATTTGCTGCCCGAAAAAAATCCACACGTATTAGTGCTTGAAAAATTGCAGGATACTGTGGGAGGAGAAACGGCTATGGAGGTTGCGGTAAAGTCTCCCAGTTTTGCAGATAACAAGCGTTTTATTGATGATTTGATTCGGGAGAGCCTTAAACTCTATGACCATAAATCTGATGATTATTTTTTCAAGCGGGCCCAATTTCGTAAAGAAACCGACTTTTTAGAAGATAACGCCCTCTATTTTGCGACGGCCAACGAGTTGGATGATATAAAATCGTATCTCCGTGATGAGATCCAAAAAGCCAAAGAAGAAGCCAATCCTTTTCTGGTTGATTTTGATGAGGAAGAGGAAGACGAATCGACAGATATACAGGAGTTTGAGGAAAGTTATGATGCACTTATCCCTTCTGAATATCCCGTAAGTGCAGACAGCACTGTTGCAGTATTCAAGCTATATCCCACCGGTTCTAAAAGTGATTTAAGTTATCTGCGTCGCACCTTTGCCTCCTACGACTCACTGTTAACCGCGATGAATCCCCAGCAGTATAATGCTGAAATGGAGGTTGAATACGGGGGGCGCCTAAAGCGACACCTCTCAGAGATTGATTCCATTATGAATGATGTGTTTAGCAGTTTTGCCTCGGGGATTTCGAGCGTATTACTGTTGGTGATGATCTACTTTTCGTTCAAAAAATACATTAACTACCGTCGGGGTAGCGAAGAGGGGAAAGAGCATAGCTTTTGGGAGCATCTGTTACGGCTACCTGTACCTTTACTTGTCATTGGCATACCACTGATCATAAGCTTGGCCTGGACCTTTGGCATCACATACTTTGTCCTTGGCACATTAAATACCATGACATCGGTATTATTTGTGATCCTTTTTGGAATGGGGATTGACTACGGCATCCACTATTATGCCCGCTATATTGAGTTTAGAGCCGATGGAAAATCTATCTTGGATTCGCTGTACCAAACATACGATAACACCGGTTCGGCAATTTTGGTAAGTGGGTTAACGACCGCATTTTCACTTTTCGTATTGGTAATTGCTCAATTTCGAGGGTTCTCAGAATTTGGATTCATCGCGGGCTCAGGCATTATCCTGGCATTATTGTGCATGCTCTTTATCATCCCATCGCTGTTAGTTGTTTTCGAGCGGATGAATTGGATACTCTTCAATGCAAGTGAGACAAAAAGTAGGGCGTCAGAAAACTTGTTTCACCGCTTTCCTTTTGCGCGTTCCATTGTGGTCATGGGATTATTGATATCTGTCGGCGTGGCATTGAATCATCAGCACTTAAACTTTCAGTATGATTTTGGAGACTTGGAGCCCGAATTCCCGGAATATGCTGAATTTAACGAGCTCGAAAATCAAGTTGCCAGCTCTGATAAGCGCAATCCCGCTTATATTTTGGCCGATAATCAAGAGCAGGTGATTGCAATTTTAGAGAAGCTGCGTCATAAGATGCGGACTGATACAACCAGTCCCACTATTTTGGATGTTGAGGCATTGCCAGAACGTTTCCCACCTTCGGATACCGCGGTTACCAACAAGCTTCAAGAAATTGCAGAAGTCCGCGAACTGCTTGGTGATCCTTTTTTAGTTGATCAGGATGATGAACAATTGGATAAGTTGCGGAGAGCAGCCCAAACGACGGAGCAGCTTAATATCAATCAGGTGCCTGATTATTTTAAAAGTCAATTTGTGACACAAGAGGGTGATATTGGCAATTTTGTTATTGTATATCCAAGCGTAGGATTATCGGATGGCGAAAAATCAATTGCTTTCAAGAATGACATAGGGAGAGTTGAGTTGGACAGTGGTGAAGTATTCTATGCCGCCAGTACTTCAATTATTGCAGCCGAAATGCTGGAGCTTATGCGCCAAGAAAGTCCCTATATGGTGGGAGCGACGTTTCTTATGGTATTTATCCTGATGTTGGTAGCCTTCCGATCATTCCGCTGGGCAATTATAGCAATGCTGCCGTTATTGGTGGGGCTACTGTTGCTGTTCGGTATTATGATGCTCACTGGGATGATGTTCAATTTTTATAACTTAGTAGTATTACCAGCCATCTTGGGGATTGGAGAAGATAATGGCGTCCATCTGGCCAGTCGCTATAGAGAAGAAGGCAAAAACAGCATGTGGGATGTACTATCGAGCACCGGCCAGCATATTACGATCGGTTCGCTAACAACCATGCTCGGATTTTCTGGCTTATTGTTTACGAACCATCCTGGCTTGCAATCGCTTGGTAGTATGGCGGTAATTGGAATTGGGATGACCTTGGTAGCAGCACTTACCTTTTTGCCGGCCCTCATTCAATGGCTCGAAGATACCGATTGGATTCGGTTTTAG
- a CDS encoding ABC transporter substrate-binding protein, with protein MMTLLQRFSVLFLVTIVGFVFMIPKESAAQLDSTTIRTLLEERDAEIKDLVGPKGTEYSQEQRDKLKDIINGIIDYRAMAQQALQTTYDTLSEDQREEFVDLFSTIIRDQSLNKLDIYRADVKYEKIAVDDSSATVQTLAQLEKVRTPVTYQMKFEESKDQWVVTDMIIDDVSTAGSYQRQFQNVIRKKGYDSLLETLRKRAAK; from the coding sequence ATGATGACATTGTTACAACGATTTTCTGTATTATTCTTAGTTACGATTGTGGGATTCGTCTTTATGATCCCTAAAGAAAGTGCTGCGCAGTTAGATAGCACGACTATTCGTACGCTTTTAGAAGAGCGTGATGCTGAAATTAAAGACCTTGTAGGTCCAAAGGGGACTGAGTATAGCCAAGAGCAGCGTGATAAGTTAAAGGATATTATTAATGGGATTATTGACTATCGTGCGATGGCCCAGCAGGCTTTACAGACGACCTACGATACATTGTCGGAGGATCAACGGGAGGAATTTGTTGACCTGTTTTCCACCATTATCCGAGATCAGTCGTTGAATAAACTGGATATTTATCGTGCTGATGTGAAGTACGAGAAAATAGCCGTTGATGACAGTTCGGCTACGGTTCAGACGTTGGCACAGCTCGAGAAGGTGCGAACGCCTGTAACCTATCAGATGAAATTTGAGGAATCCAAAGACCAGTGGGTAGTGACAGACATGATTATTGATGACGTTTCTACGGCGGGATCGTATCAGCGGCAATTTCAAAATGTTATTCGAAAGAAAGGGTACGATTCACTTCTTGAAACGCTTCGAAAAAGGGCTGCTAAATAA
- a CDS encoding DUF3047 domain-containing protein: MRILLLSFLTIFTSSLSFGQPEVKKLENGTILLEDFEDNWVGDLPGDWYDRDGNKPLYKHSIEEQRTYKYKVQEEGGNKFLRYEGTRAKHMGFPLIDGNKNNIYDINLYETPILSWKVRAHQLPEGGDEKSSDLNDSVASIYVVFDMGRVALVKEVPKSIRYSWSSTLPKGETGSKLFGNQQIIVVESGEEKKGEWVTFERNLVEDYRNRFGDDPPKHPLAILILSDGNSTNSHVKADYDDIMLKPKK; encoded by the coding sequence TTGAGAATCCTATTACTGAGTTTCCTCACTATTTTTACTTCTTCATTAAGTTTCGGACAGCCTGAGGTCAAAAAGTTAGAGAATGGCACAATTCTACTGGAAGATTTTGAAGATAATTGGGTGGGTGATTTGCCCGGAGATTGGTATGATCGAGATGGCAATAAACCTCTCTATAAACATAGCATAGAAGAACAGAGAACCTATAAATATAAAGTGCAAGAAGAGGGTGGAAATAAATTTCTTCGCTATGAAGGGACCCGTGCCAAGCATATGGGCTTTCCCTTGATAGATGGAAATAAAAACAATATTTATGACATTAACTTATATGAAACGCCCATTTTGTCGTGGAAGGTGCGAGCTCACCAGTTGCCAGAGGGGGGCGATGAAAAGTCGAGCGATTTAAATGATTCAGTAGCCAGTATTTATGTTGTTTTTGATATGGGACGCGTGGCTCTGGTTAAGGAGGTGCCTAAGTCAATTCGGTATTCTTGGAGCAGTACCCTGCCTAAAGGGGAGACAGGTTCTAAACTTTTTGGGAATCAACAAATTATCGTAGTAGAATCTGGTGAAGAAAAGAAAGGAGAGTGGGTTACATTCGAGCGTAATCTGGTTGAAGATTATCGCAATCGGTTTGGGGATGACCCACCTAAACATCCGTTGGCGATTCTAATTCTTAGTGATGGTAACAGTACGAATAGTCACGTAAAGGCAGACTATGATGATATCATGCTTAAGCCCAAAAAGTAA
- a CDS encoding TrkH family potassium uptake protein translates to MAKTYLDNIGRGQFNISTVFGILGAFIFFLGFALLLPMIIAFVYDEEIWHTFLYSAAIAFTFGGILYYVFRPDGELRIRDGFLIVSLTWLILSLVGALPFVISGYLPSYTDAVFETMSGLTTTGATILGGTTSWGYANPQIEALPQSLLFWRSLSHWLGGMGIIVLSLAILPLLGVGGMQLFQAESPGPTTDKLTPRVQETAKLLWGVYVAFTGVEFLLLWLHPSMDWFEAINHAFATLATGGFSTKNGSIAAFDSAYIDTVITVFMFLAGINFAMHFRLIRGNFDSFFNNRETRFYTLITAISILAVSGSLWLFDGYGIGGALQYGSFQVVSIVTTTGFGTADYELWHSFGAFFLFLLFFTGGCAGSTGGGVKMIRWMIIIRNSFREIKQIVHPKAILPIRIGDKTIDYNIQRTVLSFFVLYLILFGIGALIMATMGYDIQSAIGASIACLGNIGPGWGEFGPTDNYAQIPLIGKWVLILMMMIGRLEIFTVLLLFSPTFWKQ, encoded by the coding sequence ATGGCCAAAACGTATCTCGACAATATTGGCAGAGGACAATTCAATATTTCAACTGTTTTCGGGATTCTTGGCGCTTTTATATTTTTTCTGGGATTTGCACTCCTCCTGCCCATGATTATTGCATTCGTCTATGACGAAGAAATTTGGCACACTTTTCTGTATTCCGCTGCTATTGCTTTTACCTTTGGGGGAATACTTTACTACGTATTTCGTCCGGATGGAGAATTACGTATTCGGGATGGATTTTTAATTGTAAGCCTAACGTGGCTCATTCTTTCACTGGTTGGGGCTCTGCCCTTTGTTATTTCCGGATACTTGCCCAGCTATACCGACGCCGTTTTCGAAACCATGAGTGGACTTACAACCACGGGAGCTACCATACTGGGCGGTACCACCAGCTGGGGATACGCTAATCCCCAAATTGAAGCCCTCCCACAAAGTCTTCTCTTTTGGCGATCTCTTTCGCACTGGCTGGGGGGCATGGGAATTATTGTGCTCTCACTGGCCATCCTCCCATTACTTGGTGTTGGAGGCATGCAACTCTTCCAAGCCGAATCCCCTGGACCTACAACAGATAAACTTACTCCCCGAGTACAAGAAACAGCCAAACTACTCTGGGGCGTTTATGTAGCCTTTACCGGAGTGGAATTTCTATTGCTGTGGCTCCACCCTTCTATGGATTGGTTTGAGGCTATCAACCATGCCTTTGCTACCTTAGCCACTGGCGGTTTCTCTACAAAAAATGGAAGCATTGCTGCCTTCGACTCTGCCTATATTGATACGGTTATAACCGTATTTATGTTTTTGGCTGGCATCAACTTTGCCATGCACTTCAGGCTCATCAGAGGCAATTTTGATTCCTTCTTCAACAATCGAGAAACGCGATTTTATACGCTCATCACGGCCATCTCTATCTTGGCAGTAAGTGGTTCTCTCTGGCTTTTTGATGGATATGGCATTGGCGGTGCCCTACAATACGGATCTTTTCAGGTTGTTTCTATTGTTACAACTACTGGGTTTGGTACTGCAGACTATGAACTTTGGCACTCTTTTGGGGCTTTCTTTCTATTTCTTCTTTTCTTTACCGGGGGCTGTGCCGGTTCCACGGGCGGTGGCGTAAAAATGATTCGGTGGATGATTATCATTCGAAACTCATTCCGAGAAATCAAACAGATTGTCCATCCCAAAGCAATTTTACCTATCCGCATTGGAGACAAAACCATCGACTACAATATACAACGCACCGTACTTAGCTTTTTTGTACTCTATTTAATTCTATTTGGTATCGGTGCACTCATTATGGCGACTATGGGATACGATATACAATCGGCTATAGGGGCAAGTATTGCATGTCTGGGCAATATTGGTCCGGGATGGGGTGAATTCGGTCCCACAGATAATTATGCACAAATACCATTAATAGGCAAATGGGTACTCATTCTGATGATGATGATTGGCCGGCTCGAAATCTTCACCGTACTACTACTTTTCTCCCCTACTTTCTGGAAGCAGTAA